CTACTACCGTTGAAGAATTAAAATGCCCATCTCTAAAGTAATTTTTGGTCCGAGAGTACAGAAATAATTAAGTCATTAGGAGCCCTATTTGGACTATTGGATGAATGAAGTACcattccaaattttttgtttccatGACACTTGATGCATCCAACCAAGATTACAAACAATTTTAGATCAGAAGACCTCTTACCTTGAGCAAATCTAATTCCCGCTTCTGCTCACTAATCTGAAATCGGTGTTCACTCATTTCCTGCTGCATGTCAGATAATTTCTGCTGCTGCTTATGGATCAGTGATCTCAATTCTCTGACGCAGTTATGATCCTGGGAGGTAAAAGtcaattcaatttcaattagttctttattttctcactacattaaatacaaaaataattcGCGACTCGACTCAGCCATGAGCTGTTTTAGTGTGGCTCAGTTAAGGTGCGCAATATGAGAAGTTGCTTCGGGGTAAAAGAGATTCATAACATGAGAATATTACTCCATGACTCAATGACTGCGTATGAGTTACACTTCCTGCCTTTTATGGAATTATATTCCATAAAAAATTCCCTGCAGAATGGTTAAGCAATCACTCTTACTATGCGTGTATTCTTTTCCCTGTTGAATGATTTATTCTCTAGTAAAACATACCTCGAGGCCAGTTAAAAGTTTAAGTAGGAGGTATCAAACTACAATGGGCATTCAAAACATGAGGATGGTACTTAAAGACTGAAATTAATCTACCTTTACTTCATCCATTGGAGTGACTAAACCACATCCTTGTTCGCACAATACAGGCCGTTTTGGATTATGTTCACACTCAGATAAGTGGCTGGACAGCTGATCTAATTTCAGGATGGCAGTGCAACCATATGATGCATTATCACATGAAATATTCAATCTGAAAAGcaattatcaatttaaatttgaCTAGGCTTAAAATGTTAAAGTATAAGGTAATACAGGAGACGCTTTATGTGAAAAGAAGTCTGTTTGCAAATTAAAACAATACATTTACTTACTTCCCTCTTGTGTAACTCATGCTTTTCTCATCAGACAATGAAGCATGCAATTCCTCAAATTCACAACCAGCTCagttaaaatgaatatttcaaatTGCTTTAGGGTCTAAAGTAAAAGGCTACCATGCTGAGACCCTCAAAATTTTAGGGCTGGAAACCCCTCCGTAGTGGGACCTTCTCCTTCAGTAAAGTTGCCATTCTTAAAGGGTTATcaacaaaagaaaaacacttTTACATCTTCTGCACTTCTTTGGAATGCATGACGCAACTAAGTCTCTGCTATTCAGAGAAAAGGTACAGTGCATGAGGGTCTTTCTGGTCTACCTGAGGGCGCAGGCAGAGATTGCAGCGCTGCAACTTCTGTCGGACTGAGGTCTTAGAATAACCTAACTCAAAGGCAAGAACTTCAGTAAGAGTTGCAtataataaaattaattcaacATTTGTTTGTAACTCTATTACTGGGTAATTTGGCATGGTTCAGTTCAGCAAGAGGCAAGTGCACAGTTTGACTCTTCATGAAGAGATGAGTCAGGTTTTATAATTAAGAGACTCATTAAAGGCAGGAAAGTGAGGTTGGGTATTTTAttagataaaatttaaatagacGGTATTAGTaccacgtcacagaaaagcaatacatattgaattttttacattggtagcattgaaagaggttatgccgatgttattgtttggatccaacgcgatataatggagaatccctatgatgacgtcgccactaatagcgtctatacataataaaataatcaaattaatcATTATCTTAAATACTTGAAACAGTGGTATCACCCAGAAAGAGAGTAACGATGACTCATGAAAAAGATTATCATACCTGGAaagtaaattctttaaaatccGAGGAACAGGTTTCAACTGTGGTGTGAATAGAGCTTGTCTATCAACAGGGCATGTTGGCTGCCTTGATAACCATTCATGaatacattctttgcaaaacgCATGTTCACAAATGGGAGCCTAGAAATTGAGAGGACAATATATTAGCTAAGAAGTATACCCTTGAACTTGACATTGCTACATGAAGCAATGAGCTGAAATTTTCTGGCTGTCTATCAATAAAATCACCACTCATTAAACACAAACAATGGCAAATTCAAAGAGAATAGAGCTCTTGTGTGCGGGGGATTTGCGACTTAAATACTCTTCCTTGCATGAACTTTGGCGAGAAACGCGGTGTTGCCACCGATTTTCTCTGCAATCTACTTCCAAGCTAAAAAATGCTCTCTAAGTTCAGACCGTAACTAAGGGGATATCATACGCTAcattgagagtccacctctatatttAGTAAAACTCCCCATGcgcagatagggagcaaatacattagcgaGGTTGCCATGGTCCGACTTAGGAGTCTCAAATCACAGTTGCAACCCTGATAACATAATCTCTTCCTATCTGGGCATGGAGACTCTGACTAGTTATAGAGGTAAACATTCAGCGTAGCGAGGGATATCCCTTCATTATAGCCTCAACTTCGAGAGTTTCTTTTAAGTTTtggagttggtttcagagaaaactggTGGTACCTTCATaatgtttgcaaaattttacaaaggagTCAATACTTAGTTCcgaattcctgacacatgctaGAGCACCATTCCACAGTAGAGTTGGGAGAGAGCATTCCACGCTCGGCAGAACTGGATGAGGTGTCTAGAATAACAAGCCCTTGACAAAGTAAGGAATCCAGGGGGCACCTCTGGAAAATGTTTAACAAAAGTATTATAGTCTACGACACTAAATGTGGCAGCAGAGGGGTGAACCAGGTGAACAGCTCAACCTGCTATCTGAGGGTGGATTGGCTTCGGCATGCTCGGAGCCTTTAAACGTGCCAAAATCCCTGCATTTTCACCTGTGAATAATAGGTTGAGCCACTTACAAAATTCTGCTCCTCAGCCACCACAATCTGTACTACAGACTGTAGGCTTAGGGTTAATACTGAGGCAGGAGATGTTGAAATCAGCGTAGCAAGTCAAGAGGCCCCAAAGAACTGTCAGCATTTCCGTTGTCCAGCTACAAGTTGCCTCCTGAAGATATGATAAGTTAGAGCTACAGAGCCAACATATACCGAGCAACTTAAGAGCATAATAACTTTAAGAATTGAGAGTTTAGTACATAGTAGGGGAGCAATgtcaaaaaatgacttaaattaGGTGATTGAAACATGGCCTACTTACAGGTATACATGGAAAAGGTACTTACTTGAACAGGATCTTCTAATACAGCTGAACAGATCGGACAAACTAATTCTTCGTCGACATCTTCGGAGAATCGTGTAAGTTCAAATCccattttctgcaaaaaact
This window of the Bemisia tabaci chromosome 3, PGI_BMITA_v3 genome carries:
- the elgi gene encoding E3 ubiquitin-protein ligase NRDP1 → MGFELTRFSEDVDEELVCPICSAVLEDPVQAPICEHAFCKECIHEWLSRQPTCPVDRQALFTPQLKPVPRILKNLLSRLNISCDNASYGCTAILKLDQLSSHLSECEHNPKRPVLCEQGCGLVTPMDEVKDHNCVRELRSLIHKQQQKLSDMQQEMSEHRFQISEQKRELDLLKEFMRAMRMANPTMQALADEMEREEVIRWSTSLTRARVTRWGGMISTPDELLQVVIKRSLSESGCPPHIVDELMENCHETNWPPGLSSLETRQNNRRHYESYVCKRIPGKQAVVVLHCDNPHVNDDMMAEPGLVMIFAHGIE